The Apibacter raozihei genome contains a region encoding:
- a CDS encoding hotdog family protein, with translation MNDFDKIEEYIPHRAPIIMLDKILSIKGFEIKTSYQIKKDCIFVTEGKLQETGLIENMAQTSFVFLKALFADINNTDFQDEEKTLGFISSIKKLSIMDLPEIGEKLITTTVVDLVFKSPELKIIDVKGFSYKGKQKVFESEMKMLVQTQS, from the coding sequence ATGAACGATTTTGATAAAATAGAAGAATATATCCCGCATAGGGCTCCCATTATAATGCTTGATAAAATTTTAAGTATTAAAGGGTTTGAGATAAAAACTTCTTATCAAATAAAAAAAGATTGTATTTTCGTAACAGAAGGTAAGCTTCAGGAAACAGGACTTATTGAAAATATGGCACAGACCAGTTTTGTCTTTTTGAAAGCACTTTTTGCTGATATAAATAATACTGATTTTCAGGATGAAGAAAAAACTTTAGGTTTCATCAGTTCAATAAAAAAATTGTCAATTATGGACTTGCCGGAAATAGGTGAAAAACTCATTACAACAACTGTAGTGGATTTGGTGTTTAAATCTCCGGAACTGAAAATCATAGATGTTAAAGGTTTTAGTTACAAAGGAAAACAAAAAGTTTTTGAATCTGAAATGAAAATGTTAGTACAAACTCAATCCTAA
- a CDS encoding dialkylrecorsinol condensing enzyme DarA gives MKNVLIVYYSQTGQQKDIVDNIVKPLAKDAEVKLTYYQIKPVHKFPFPWTKNEFFDVFPETFLQIPMELDTHENDILSDRYDLIILSYQIWFLSVSLPVISFLKSHQAKKLFENTNVITIIGCRNMWVMAQEKMKLQLVNLKAKLVGNIVFTDKQNNHVSLITLLHWLFKGEKTSYLGIFPKPGVPDKDINESDKFGESILDSLKKGKWNHLQEQLLSKGAVHVKPLLVFIEKRGTFLFSKWARFIIKKGGPGQKSREPWLKVFYYYLLIALWGIAPVVTLLFNLIYLPTYFLFKKSVNYYKSVILK, from the coding sequence ATGAAAAACGTTTTAATAGTATATTATTCGCAAACAGGTCAGCAAAAAGATATAGTTGATAATATTGTCAAGCCTTTAGCCAAAGATGCTGAAGTAAAATTAACCTATTACCAGATTAAGCCCGTACATAAATTTCCTTTTCCTTGGACAAAAAATGAGTTTTTTGATGTATTTCCAGAGACTTTTTTACAAATCCCTATGGAGTTGGATACTCATGAAAATGATATTTTATCTGACCGTTACGATCTAATCATACTCAGCTATCAAATATGGTTTTTATCTGTTTCACTTCCGGTTATTTCTTTTTTAAAAAGCCATCAGGCTAAAAAGTTATTTGAAAATACCAATGTCATCACCATTATTGGCTGTAGGAATATGTGGGTAATGGCACAAGAAAAAATGAAACTGCAACTGGTAAATCTGAAAGCAAAACTTGTAGGGAATATAGTGTTTACTGACAAGCAAAACAATCATGTAAGTCTCATTACGCTTTTACATTGGTTATTCAAAGGAGAGAAAACTTCTTATCTGGGTATTTTTCCTAAGCCGGGTGTACCTGATAAAGATATAAATGAGTCTGATAAATTTGGAGAATCAATACTTGATTCTCTAAAAAAAGGAAAATGGAATCATCTTCAGGAACAACTTTTATCGAAAGGAGCAGTTCATGTAAAACCTCTTCTCGTTTTTATTGAGAAAAGAGGAACATTTCTATTTTCAAAATGGGCACGTTTTATTATAAAAAAAGGAGGGCCAGGACAAAAATCCAGAGAACCCTGGTTAAAAGTATTTTATTATTATCTTTTAATAGCCCTGTGGGGAATAGCTCCTGTAGTTACATTACTATTTAATTTAATATATTTGCCTACATATTTTCTATTTAAGAAAAGCGTTAACTATTATAAATCTGTAATTTTGAAATAA
- a CDS encoding BtrH N-terminal domain-containing protein codes for MKLEFEHHQSAHCENGVASNLLKNKGVNISEPMAFGIGSGLFFVYLPFLRVNHAPGFSYRPMPGFIFKRLSKRLGFKIERKKFSSPQKAQSTLDTMLENKIPVGLQVGVFNLVYFPDEYRFHFNAHNLVVYGKEKDKYLISDPVIEYPVELTEKELEKVRFAKGALPPKGHMYYLTYIPEKINLEQAIIKGIKQTCNDMLAPVPIVGVRAMRWVAKNIKKWPNSIGIKKTNHYLGQLIRMQEEIGTGGGGFRYIYAAFLQEASSVLKKPELKEMSKEMTEIGDEWRDFALNISRVYKNRTTGSSMYEELSKQLMNLSYREEAFFKKLKTIIRL; via the coding sequence ATGAAACTAGAGTTTGAACATCATCAATCGGCCCATTGCGAAAATGGAGTAGCGTCCAATCTATTAAAAAATAAAGGAGTTAATATATCAGAACCTATGGCTTTTGGAATAGGATCCGGTTTATTTTTTGTTTATTTACCTTTTTTAAGAGTAAATCATGCCCCTGGATTCAGTTACAGGCCTATGCCCGGATTTATTTTTAAAAGACTTTCAAAAAGGTTAGGATTTAAAATAGAAAGGAAAAAATTTTCCTCGCCACAAAAAGCTCAGTCAACATTGGATACTATGCTTGAAAATAAAATTCCTGTTGGCCTGCAGGTAGGAGTTTTCAACCTGGTATATTTTCCGGATGAATATAGATTTCACTTTAATGCTCATAATCTTGTAGTTTACGGAAAAGAAAAAGATAAATATTTAATCAGCGATCCTGTAATTGAATATCCGGTAGAGCTAACAGAAAAAGAACTGGAAAAAGTGAGATTTGCAAAAGGAGCGCTTCCACCTAAAGGACATATGTACTACCTGACTTACATTCCTGAAAAAATAAATTTAGAACAGGCTATCATTAAAGGAATTAAACAAACCTGCAATGATATGTTGGCTCCAGTACCCATAGTAGGGGTTAGAGCTATGAGGTGGGTAGCAAAAAATATAAAAAAATGGCCTAATAGTATTGGTATTAAAAAAACCAATCATTATTTAGGGCAGTTAATCAGAATGCAGGAGGAAATAGGCACCGGAGGAGGTGGTTTTCGGTATATCTATGCAGCCTTTTTACAAGAAGCATCTTCAGTATTAAAGAAACCGGAACTAAAAGAAATGTCTAAAGAAATGACGGAAATTGGAGATGAATGGAGAGATTTTGCTTTAAATATTTCACGTGTATATAAAAACCGAACTACCGGAAGTTCCATGTATGAAGAATTATCTAAGCAATTAATGAATTTATCCTACAGAGAAGAAGCTTTTTTTAAAAAATTAAAGACCATAATACGTCTTTAA
- a CDS encoding phosphopantetheine-binding protein: MTKEDIIKVTNELLVQEFEVDSDLIKPEAELKTTLELDSLDFVDLVVAIKNKFGVKLEKKDFEGVNTFEDFYSLIENRL, translated from the coding sequence ATTACAAAAGAGGATATCATAAAAGTTACCAATGAGCTTTTAGTCCAAGAATTCGAAGTTGATTCGGATTTGATAAAACCTGAAGCAGAACTTAAAACAACGTTGGAGCTTGATAGTTTAGACTTTGTGGATTTAGTAGTTGCAATAAAGAATAAATTCGGAGTGAAATTAGAAAAAAAGGATTTTGAAGGTGTAAATACTTTTGAAGATTTTTATTCATTGATTGAGAACCGATTATAA
- a CDS encoding beta-ketoacyl-ACP synthase III, whose protein sequence is MNEVYITAVSKFLPNEPITNDRMEEKLGYINGKPSKAKSIVLRNNKITTRYYAIAEDGTPSHSNAELAFEAIKNLINSGAVKEEDIELLSCGSSTPDQLLPSHASMIHGMFKHNVEINSAAGICTSGMNALKFGYLSVLSGNTENAVCVGSEKLSSWMKAEKFNPEIENLTPLEENPIIAFEKDFLRWMLSDGAGAVLLENKPNGKTPLKIKWIHAISYANELETCMYAGALKNEDGTLKPWSDINPKIWLDKSVFSLKQDIKILNSNVIQKGALSVKKAFEKHSFNKEEITYFLPHISSFYFKDKLYEELANLGLEIPEDKWFINLNKVGNVGAASSYLQLEELVNSGTLKKGDKIILAVPESGRFSYVNALLEVC, encoded by the coding sequence ATGAATGAAGTATACATAACTGCAGTTAGTAAGTTCTTACCTAATGAACCGATTACTAACGACAGGATGGAAGAAAAACTTGGATATATTAACGGAAAACCTTCTAAAGCTAAATCAATAGTTTTAAGAAATAATAAAATTACAACCAGATATTATGCAATTGCAGAAGATGGGACTCCTTCCCATAGTAATGCAGAGTTGGCGTTTGAAGCAATTAAAAACTTAATAAATTCAGGTGCTGTTAAAGAGGAAGATATAGAACTATTATCTTGCGGAAGTTCTACTCCGGATCAATTATTACCCTCACATGCCAGTATGATACATGGGATGTTTAAACATAATGTTGAAATAAACTCTGCAGCAGGAATTTGTACTTCAGGAATGAATGCATTAAAATTTGGTTACCTTTCCGTTTTATCCGGGAATACCGAAAATGCAGTTTGTGTCGGCTCTGAAAAACTTTCCTCCTGGATGAAAGCCGAAAAATTTAATCCTGAAATCGAAAATTTAACTCCATTAGAAGAAAATCCTATTATTGCTTTTGAAAAAGATTTTTTACGATGGATGCTTTCTGATGGTGCCGGCGCAGTTCTTCTGGAAAACAAGCCTAACGGAAAAACTCCATTAAAAATAAAATGGATTCATGCCATTTCCTATGCAAATGAATTGGAAACATGTATGTATGCCGGAGCATTAAAAAATGAGGACGGAACTCTTAAGCCATGGAGCGATATAAATCCTAAAATATGGTTGGACAAATCTGTTTTTTCTTTAAAACAAGATATCAAAATATTAAATAGTAACGTTATTCAAAAAGGAGCGTTGAGTGTAAAAAAAGCTTTTGAAAAACACTCATTTAACAAAGAAGAAATCACATATTTTTTACCACATATTTCTTCGTTTTACTTTAAAGATAAATTATATGAAGAGCTTGCGAATCTGGGACTTGAAATTCCAGAAGATAAATGGTTTATTAATCTAAATAAAGTAGGTAATGTTGGAGCAGCATCCAGTTATCTGCAATTGGAAGAGCTGGTTAATTCCGGTACTTTAAAGAAAGGAGATAAAATTATATTAGCGGTTCCGGAAAGTGGACGTTTTTCATATGTAAATGCTTTACTAGAAGTTTGCTAA
- a CDS encoding PEP/pyruvate-binding domain-containing protein, with product MQNTAQDLKRFQFKDISFASLMTKRIFNILLIAIKYDLFILEEDGRIDEQIFDEYTSLNLRYPPRFTQVSTEEEAFENLKDNRYELVIFMPNMDDIDMFGTARHIKENYPEIPMVVLTAFSKEVSKRLSVADLSFVDYVFSWLGNSNLLLAIIKLIEDSMNVEHDVQTVGVQVILLVEDSVRFYSSALASLFQIVLEESKEFSKEALNEHQKMLRMRGRPKILLARSYEEASQIYEQYKGNMLGVITDMSYKREGVKEKLAGYYLAKWIREQDQFLPIIFNSSDPTNIEYAQKLNCYFIDKNSKSYPHDLREKIVEQLGFGDFVIINPQTKEEIYRLRSLKDLQRTIMQIPDDSLKYHMSHNHFSRFLYSIAIFPIAEMLRRINIENTSLDDARQLIYYSIIEYRRMKNTGVIAVFDKDRFDEYSEYARIGDGSLGGKGRGLAFLGNIIKTHLELNEYSNFPVTIPKTVVLCTDIFDEFMEKNKLYSIALSDAEDQEILHHFLKGELPERLDEDFLAFFNAIKTPLAVRSSSLLEDSYYQPFAGIYSTYMVPNLEDRGKMLQLVKDAVKSVYASVFYKDSKAYMTATHNVIDEEKMAIVLQEVVGSQFGNKFYPTLSGVTRSLNFYPIDYEKAEEGIVNIAFGLGKYIVDGGTTLRFSPYHPNNILQLSTVEFALKETQRQFYALNMEDIDSEFTINDGFNLLKLNIKEAIGDGSLRYVVSTYEPMEQIIYDGFYEGGRKIISCAGILQHELFPLSIMLQKILKITKEEMGRDIEIEFAVNILDKEKAAFYLLQIRPIVHNKEVMNEDLSQIPEQQTILTSNNALGNGIVDDVYDIIYVKSEGFNASNNQQIAYEIEKLNKDFTEGDRGYVLVGPGRWGSSDPWLGIPIKWSYVTNARLLVESGLENYRIEPSQGTHFFQNLTSFGVGYYTINSYHEGEGTFDEKYLNEQPAIFESQFIRHIRFNQPIIIKTNGKKKCGLVLKPE from the coding sequence ATGCAAAATACGGCACAGGATCTGAAAAGATTTCAATTTAAAGATATCTCTTTTGCCAGTTTAATGACCAAAAGAATCTTCAATATACTTTTGATTGCTATAAAGTATGATCTGTTTATTCTCGAAGAAGATGGTAGAATAGACGAGCAGATATTTGATGAGTACACATCTCTTAATTTAAGATATCCACCAAGGTTTACTCAAGTGTCTACAGAAGAAGAAGCATTTGAGAATCTCAAAGATAATAGGTACGAACTGGTTATTTTTATGCCTAATATGGATGATATTGATATGTTTGGAACCGCCCGTCATATCAAAGAAAATTACCCTGAAATACCTATGGTAGTTTTAACTGCTTTTTCTAAAGAAGTATCTAAGCGTTTATCAGTAGCAGATTTAAGTTTTGTTGATTATGTTTTTAGCTGGTTGGGGAATTCCAACTTACTTTTAGCTATAATCAAGCTTATAGAAGACTCTATGAACGTGGAACATGACGTACAGACAGTAGGAGTGCAGGTTATATTGCTGGTGGAAGACTCTGTTAGATTTTATTCCTCAGCGTTAGCCTCTTTATTTCAAATAGTTTTAGAAGAATCTAAGGAGTTTTCAAAAGAAGCATTGAATGAGCACCAGAAAATGCTTAGGATGAGAGGAAGACCTAAAATTTTGTTAGCAAGAAGTTACGAAGAAGCCAGCCAGATATACGAACAGTATAAAGGCAATATGCTGGGAGTTATTACCGATATGAGTTATAAACGGGAGGGAGTAAAAGAAAAACTGGCAGGCTATTATTTAGCAAAGTGGATACGAGAGCAAGACCAGTTTTTGCCTATCATTTTCAATTCATCGGATCCAACTAATATAGAATATGCACAAAAGTTAAATTGTTACTTTATAGATAAAAATTCCAAAAGCTATCCTCATGATCTGAGAGAAAAAATTGTAGAGCAACTAGGTTTTGGAGACTTTGTAATTATCAATCCTCAAACAAAAGAAGAAATTTACAGATTAAGAAGTTTAAAAGACTTACAACGAACGATTATGCAGATTCCGGATGATTCATTGAAGTATCATATGTCGCATAATCATTTTTCAAGGTTTCTTTATTCCATAGCTATTTTCCCTATTGCGGAAATGTTGAGAAGGATTAATATAGAAAACACGAGTCTTGATGATGCTCGTCAGCTGATATACTATTCAATCATTGAATATCGTAGAATGAAAAATACAGGAGTAATTGCTGTTTTTGATAAAGATCGGTTTGACGAATATTCTGAATATGCACGTATCGGAGACGGATCTTTAGGAGGAAAAGGAAGAGGATTGGCTTTTTTAGGAAATATAATCAAAACCCATCTGGAACTAAATGAGTATTCCAATTTTCCCGTAACAATTCCTAAAACAGTAGTATTGTGTACGGATATATTTGATGAGTTTATGGAAAAGAATAAATTATATTCCATTGCGCTTTCAGATGCTGAAGATCAGGAAATACTGCATCATTTTCTAAAAGGAGAATTACCGGAAAGATTAGATGAAGATTTTCTGGCATTTTTTAATGCTATCAAAACACCATTGGCAGTTCGTTCCTCAAGTTTGCTTGAAGATTCTTACTATCAGCCATTTGCTGGAATTTATTCAACTTATATGGTTCCCAACCTTGAAGACAGAGGGAAAATGTTGCAGCTGGTAAAAGATGCAGTCAAATCAGTGTATGCATCCGTGTTTTATAAAGACAGTAAAGCATATATGACAGCAACACACAATGTTATTGATGAAGAGAAAATGGCCATTGTTTTGCAAGAAGTAGTTGGAAGTCAATTTGGAAATAAATTTTATCCAACACTATCAGGAGTTACTCGCTCATTAAATTTTTATCCCATTGATTATGAAAAAGCAGAGGAGGGCATTGTAAACATAGCATTTGGGTTAGGAAAATATATTGTTGATGGAGGAACCACACTTAGGTTCTCTCCCTATCACCCTAATAACATTCTTCAGTTAAGTACTGTAGAGTTTGCTTTAAAAGAAACCCAGAGGCAGTTCTATGCGCTTAATATGGAAGATATTGATAGTGAATTCACGATTAATGACGGCTTTAATCTTCTCAAATTAAATATAAAGGAAGCAATCGGTGACGGTTCATTAAGATATGTAGTATCTACATATGAACCTATGGAGCAAATTATTTATGATGGATTTTATGAAGGAGGAAGAAAAATTATATCCTGTGCCGGCATTTTACAACACGAACTTTTTCCATTATCTATCATGCTGCAAAAAATTCTTAAAATTACAAAAGAAGAAATGGGAAGAGATATAGAAATTGAGTTTGCTGTAAATATATTAGATAAAGAAAAAGCTGCTTTTTATCTCTTACAGATACGCCCAATTGTTCATAACAAAGAAGTTATGAATGAAGATTTGTCTCAGATTCCCGAACAGCAAACTATTTTAACCTCAAATAATGCTTTAGGAAATGGTATTGTAGATGATGTGTATGATATAATATATGTCAAGTCCGAAGGATTTAATGCATCCAATAATCAACAGATAGCCTACGAAATTGAAAAACTAAACAAAGATTTTACGGAAGGAGACAGAGGATATGTGCTGGTTGGTCCCGGAAGATGGGGAAGTAGCGATCCCTGGCTAGGAATTCCTATAAAATGGTCTTACGTAACCAATGCAAGACTTCTCGTTGAATCCGGATTGGAAAATTACCGTATTGAACCCAGTCAGGGAACTCATTTTTTTCAGAATCTTACCTCGTTTGGAGTAGGATACTATACTATCAATTCATATCATGAAGGAGAAGGAACTTTCGACGAAAAATATCTGAATGAACAGCCAGCCATTTTCGAATCACAGTTTATAAGGCACATTCGATTTAATCAGCCTATTATTATTAAAACCAACGGCAAGAAAAAATGCGGTCTTGTATTGAAACCGGAATAA
- a CDS encoding TonB-dependent receptor — MFKKLAQWSFFLFSVVLYAQYSISGYVYDENFKPVSNTEINLKHSNKIINSQTNEEGKYQFFNLESGNYVLIVKEKNKTQEFHVKINNQNIEFDPTITLNKEVTLETINVSKIRSVKSELEKKGFAVNVIETKEASERNTQTLELLDQSVGVRIRQDGGLGSNYQFNINGMTGNSIKVFIDGLPMETYGGAFSLNSIPPAMIERVEVFKGVVPGYLANDALGGAINIVLKNYYRNNLSASLSYGSFNTTQANFSANYRAKSGFTFKTSMFYNYSDNNYKVWGRSIFNTNPNGTIEYIKARRFNDAYYSYGSITEIGVTKTKWADKFLIGYSNSFDYNEIQHGQFMNRAYMGRYAKRNAHIASITYNKKDFLTSGLDINFRAIYTERKQLLSDTNRLAYNWNGKPIIDLNGRPVRSSYGAQQGTATINHIDRKSASANAGVSYKINNHHSFSFNYLFFHQNRKDNDELRAVVENLYNESNKITKNNFALSYELTAFEEKLKTSLFGKYYMQSIERTKPIAVKNELNQDVRVLKKDQSDVNENGYGFAASYLISNSIMIMASAEKAIRMPSEGEVFGNVADNKQENFYLKPEKSNNYNLGFKAGPYEIGKFHKAGISVNGFIRDTRDRIYEFDITKNISVQETYQSKNQLKTMSRGIDLEINYSYKDNLRLFFNLSRFKSFMNNKKDTYTYKEQLPNEPYFTMNTNAQYSFKNILSKGSRLILYYNFRFVGEFNSLLIEKLQGADHFKVPSQNIHDVGITYKFPNQHFMISLDAKNIFDKQAFDNFAVQKPGRAFYVKLNYSL; from the coding sequence ATGTTTAAGAAACTAGCTCAATGGTCTTTTTTTCTTTTTTCTGTTGTTCTATATGCTCAGTACTCTATTTCCGGATATGTATATGATGAGAATTTTAAACCTGTCAGCAATACAGAAATAAATCTCAAACACTCAAACAAAATAATAAATTCTCAAACAAATGAGGAGGGGAAATATCAGTTTTTTAATTTAGAATCGGGTAACTATGTTCTAATCGTTAAAGAAAAAAATAAAACACAGGAGTTTCATGTTAAAATAAATAATCAAAATATAGAATTTGATCCTACTATTACTTTAAATAAAGAAGTTACCCTAGAAACTATAAATGTATCAAAAATCAGATCGGTTAAATCTGAATTGGAAAAAAAAGGCTTTGCTGTCAATGTGATTGAAACAAAAGAAGCATCTGAAAGAAATACACAAACATTGGAACTTTTAGATCAATCAGTGGGTGTAAGAATACGTCAGGATGGAGGGCTGGGATCAAACTATCAGTTTAATATTAATGGAATGACCGGCAACTCAATAAAAGTATTTATAGACGGATTACCGATGGAAACATATGGGGGGGCGTTCAGTCTTAACAGTATTCCTCCAGCAATGATAGAACGTGTAGAAGTGTTTAAAGGAGTAGTGCCTGGTTATTTGGCAAACGATGCCTTGGGGGGAGCTATTAACATTGTCTTAAAAAATTATTACCGAAACAATTTAAGTGCATCGTTGTCGTATGGTTCTTTTAATACCACACAGGCAAATTTTTCAGCCAACTACAGAGCTAAATCCGGTTTTACTTTCAAAACTTCCATGTTTTATAATTATTCAGACAATAATTATAAAGTATGGGGAAGAAGTATATTTAATACAAATCCCAACGGTACTATAGAATATATTAAGGCTAGAAGATTCAATGACGCATACTATTCCTACGGAAGTATTACGGAAATAGGAGTAACAAAAACGAAGTGGGCAGATAAATTTTTAATCGGATACAGTAATAGTTTTGATTATAATGAAATTCAGCATGGTCAGTTTATGAACCGCGCTTATATGGGAAGATATGCAAAAAGAAATGCACACATAGCCAGTATCACATATAATAAAAAAGATTTCTTAACTTCAGGCTTAGATATAAATTTCAGAGCTATTTATACGGAAAGAAAACAATTATTAAGTGATACCAATAGACTGGCATATAATTGGAATGGAAAACCCATTATAGATTTAAATGGCAGGCCGGTCCGCTCCTCTTACGGAGCCCAGCAGGGAACCGCCACCATCAATCATATTGATAGAAAATCAGCCAGTGCAAATGCAGGAGTTTCATATAAAATAAACAATCATCACAGTTTTTCATTTAATTATTTATTTTTTCATCAGAATAGAAAAGATAATGATGAGTTACGAGCTGTAGTAGAAAATTTATACAATGAGAGTAATAAAATCACCAAAAATAATTTTGCACTATCTTATGAGTTAACCGCTTTTGAAGAAAAGCTTAAAACCTCGCTATTTGGTAAGTATTACATGCAATCAATTGAAAGGACTAAGCCAATAGCTGTCAAAAATGAATTGAATCAGGATGTAAGAGTTTTGAAAAAAGATCAGTCAGACGTCAATGAAAATGGCTATGGATTTGCGGCATCTTATTTAATTTCAAATTCAATAATGATTATGGCTTCAGCTGAAAAAGCTATCAGAATGCCTAGCGAAGGAGAGGTTTTTGGAAACGTTGCAGACAATAAACAGGAAAACTTTTACTTAAAACCGGAAAAAAGTAATAATTACAATCTGGGCTTTAAAGCCGGACCGTATGAAATTGGAAAATTTCATAAAGCGGGAATTTCAGTAAACGGATTTATCAGAGACACCAGAGACCGGATTTACGAGTTTGATATTACAAAAAATATATCGGTTCAGGAAACATATCAAAGTAAAAATCAATTAAAAACAATGTCCAGAGGAATTGATTTAGAAATTAATTATTCATATAAAGACAATTTAAGATTATTTTTTAATCTATCTAGATTCAAATCTTTTATGAATAATAAAAAAGATACTTATACCTATAAAGAACAATTACCCAACGAACCCTATTTTACTATGAATACAAATGCTCAGTATAGTTTTAAAAATATACTAAGTAAAGGTTCAAGACTTATTCTTTATTATAACTTTCGATTCGTTGGAGAATTTAATAGCCTCTTGATAGAAAAATTGCAAGGAGCCGATCATTTTAAAGTTCCTAGTCAAAATATACACGATGTGGGTATTACATACAAATTTCCAAACCAGCATTTTATGATTAGTCTGGATGCTAAAAATATTTTTGATAAGCAGGCCTTTGACAATTTTGCCGTACAGAAACCCGGAAGAGCTTTTTATGTTAAATTAAACTATTCATTATAA
- a CDS encoding LpxL/LpxP family acyltransferase, with amino-acid sequence MAEWEGKSKGTVTGYKIFTFIIKKIGLNSAYFLLFFVSLYYCLFNYRQTREIYKYFRFRRKNTFLNSIVNTYRNNYVFGQTLIDKVAITSGLENKFTYEFDGIELIHQLAQEQKGGVMISAHIGNFEVSQHFMDEFEKKIHLVTTDEERKAIKKYLESVTAKPKIDFIVVQNDMSHIFRINEVLSNEEIICFTGDRYFPGNKTLEADFLEQTAKFPAGPFLISSRLQCPVLFVYVMREKNKHYHFYARKAEFKNRDAQGLLESYIHNIEGMLEKYPLQWFNYYNFWK; translated from the coding sequence ATGGCAGAATGGGAAGGAAAATCAAAAGGTACCGTAACAGGATATAAGATTTTTACATTTATAATAAAAAAAATAGGATTAAATTCCGCATATTTCTTATTATTTTTTGTATCATTATACTATTGCCTGTTCAATTACAGGCAAACCAGAGAAATATACAAATATTTTCGCTTCCGTAGAAAAAACACCTTCCTAAATAGTATAGTAAATACTTACCGTAACAACTATGTTTTTGGACAAACCCTTATAGATAAAGTTGCTATTACTTCAGGCCTTGAAAATAAATTTACGTATGAGTTTGATGGAATTGAATTAATACATCAACTAGCACAGGAACAAAAAGGAGGGGTGATGATCAGTGCTCATATAGGTAACTTTGAAGTTTCTCAGCATTTTATGGATGAATTTGAAAAGAAAATTCATTTGGTCACTACAGACGAAGAAAGAAAAGCTATAAAAAAATATTTGGAAAGTGTCACCGCTAAACCTAAAATTGATTTTATTGTCGTACAAAATGATATGTCTCATATATTCAGAATTAACGAAGTTTTAAGTAATGAAGAAATCATATGTTTTACAGGAGATCGTTACTTTCCAGGAAACAAGACATTAGAAGCTGATTTTTTAGAACAAACTGCAAAATTCCCTGCAGGTCCGTTTCTTATCAGTTCCAGATTGCAATGTCCGGTTTTATTTGTTTATGTAATGAGAGAAAAAAATAAACATTATCATTTCTATGCAAGAAAAGCTGAATTTAAAAACAGAGATGCGCAGGGACTTTTAGAATCATATATTCATAATATTGAAGGAATGCTGGAAAAATATCCGTTACAATGGTTTAATTATTATAATTTTTGGAAATAA